Genomic segment of Amphibacillus xylanus NBRC 15112:
ACGACCGACGTTACGACACTATAGTCTCTCTGAATGATTGACTCCATAAATAGAAGGCCCATTCCAGGATAACTATAAATGGTTTCAATAAACACGGTCCCACCAATTAACCCTGTAATCTCAAATCCGAAAAATGCAGCAATCGGCAATAGTGAGTTTCTCAGCACGTGACGGTTATAGACACGTGATTCTGAAGCACCTTTAGCACGAGCAGTTAAGATAAAATCTTTTTGTTTCGTATCAATAATTTCATTACGTAAATATTGAACGGTACTTACCGTTGTAATCAATGCCATTGATAAAGATGGTAACATTAAGTGATGCGCTCGACTTAACACGTATTCAAATGTACCTGGTGTTAAACCTGCTTGCACACTTGATCCCGTTGGGAACCAACCTAAGTTGAAACCAAAAATCCATAAAGCAACAAGGGCAAAGATAAATAATGGTGTTGCAAAACCAACATACGTATAACCTGTAATCAACTGATCACGTAACGTATCATTGTAACGACCACTTGTAATACCAAGTGGAATGGCAATTAAATACGTAAACACTAACGTTGTTAGTGATAACCAAACCGTATTGTTTAAACGTTGACCGATTAACTCAGTAACATCCATTTTAAATCGGAACGATTGACCTAAATCACCTTTTATTGCACTAGAAATCCAGTTTGCATACTGAACATACCAAGGATCATTTAAACCAAGACGTTCTCTCTGTTCTGCGATTGTTGCAGGGTCAAGGTTTGGATCAATTAAACCTGTTAATGCATCACCCGACATGAGTTGTGCCATTAAAAAGATCAGCACACTTAGTAAAAGAATTTGCGGTAATGTTGTAATTAAGCGTCTAATAATAAATTTCCACATCGGTCATTCACCCTCTCTCTGGCAAAGCAACAAGATGAGTGTCTGAGTGGCGACGCAATGGATAAGCTAAGCCCTTTTCATCAAAGTACTTATCATAATCTTGTTCATATTCTCTTTGAACAGCTTCTCTAAATTCCTTTTGCTTTGCTCGATTATTTGGATTAATATCTGGAATGGCTGCAACTAAGCGCTTCGTATAAATATGTTGTGGATTAGAGAAGATATCATCTGTATCCCCTTCTTCTACAAAACGACCTTTATACATGATGCCAATCCGGTCACTCATATGTTTAACAATACCTAAATCATGACTAATAAATAAGTACGTTAAATTCAGTTCTTTCTGAATATCTTGCATAAAGTTAAGCACCTGTGCTTGAACTGATACGTCAAGTGCAGATACAGGCTCATCAGCAATAATCAGTTTTGGCTTTAGGGCAATCGCACGGGCAATCCCAATACGTTGACGTTGTCCACCTGAGAATTGGTGAGGGTACTTATAAATACTCTCTTCAGATAAACCAACCTTCTCCAATAAACCGATAACTTCAAATAACTCTTCTCTCTTCGTCATCTTTTCAAAGTTTCTAAGTGGTTCAGCGACGATATCAAGGACACGTTTTTTCGGGTTAAGTGATGAATACGGGTCTTGGAAGATCATTTGAATATCGCGTCTAAAGTCTAATTTTTTATTCTTTTTCGAATATAAATCTTTTCCTTCAAATAGCACTTGACCTGATGTAATATCATTTAAACCAATGATAGCTCGACCTGTCGTTGTCTTACCTGAACCTGATTCACCAACAAGACCATAAGTCGTTCCTTGTTCTATTTGAAAAGATACCCCATCGACTGCACGAACTGCGTCGATTTTACGATTCAAGATTCCTCCTCGAATCGGGAAATGAACTTTTAAATCTTTTATCTCAAGAAAGGTCATTTCTTTTCGACCCCCTCTTTATCTGGAAAATAAAAATGTTGATAACATGAGCAGCGGACAAAGTGTCCTGGCTCAATTTCTCTTAATTCTGGGTGTTCCTCGTGTGCAGAATCATCAATCCAAGGAATCCGATCTTTAAAGCGACAACCTACTCGTGGTAAGTGAGCTAATGAAGGGACAATCCCTTGAATAACATGTAACTTCTCTTGTTTTTTAGAATCTGTTGAATTAGGAACTGAATTTAATAATGAACGTGTATATGGATGTTTCGGGTTTTCAAACAATGTTTTCACATCGGTAATCTCAACAATTTCCCCCGCATACATTACCGCTACACGGTCTGCCATCTCCGCCACAACTCCAAGGTCGTGCGTAATTAAAATAATGCCTGCGTCCATTTTTTCTTTAAGGTCTCGAATCAAATCGAGAATTTGCGCTTGGATTGTTACGTCCAGAGCAGTAGTTGGTTCGTCTGCAATTAACAACTCTGGGTCATTAGCAATCGCAATTGCGATCATGACACGTTGGCGCATTCCACCTGATAATTCATGTGGGTATTGATCAATCACATAATTTGGTCGAGGAATACCAACCTGATCCAGCAAATCAATTACTCGATCTTGAACATCCTTTTTCGTTAATTTACGGTCATGTAAAAAGAGCGCCTCACCGATCTGTTGCCCTACTGTCATTAATGGGTTCAATGCAGTTAATGGGTCTTGGAAAATCATCGCCATGTCCTTACCTCGCATCTCATTAAGACGTGAAGCTGACATGTCAATTACATTCTCACCTTTAAATAAGATTTCCCCTTCAATTTTCGCGCGATTATGCAGGCGCATGATTGAAAAAGCTAACGCACTTTTCCCTGATCCTGACTCTCCTACGATAGCTAAGACTTCATTTTTTCTCACATTTAATGAGACGTTGTCAACTGCCGCATAATAATCATCGCGAATTCGAAAGGAGGTCTGTAAATTCTTAATTTTCAATAGCTCTTCGTTACTCACTTAAAACCTCTCCTCTCTCACTCTCTATCCTTTGAAATTTATCAAGCATTTTTATACAAAAGATCTAAATGATTAATTATGAATGCTTTTTAGTAGGCTGACTGTCGTCAAATGTGAGATTTAAATAATTAATCAACTACCCTTTTACATAAAAAAGGCATCGACAGTTAACCTGCAATAAAAAATCTCTATATTTAGAAAATTTAGTAGAGATTAAAATATAAATACTTTTGTATAAACTTGTTTTAAAATATCTACGTATGTAGAAAAATAATTAAAGGACTAAATATTTAGATCTAAAAATGGGCATGCATTTAATTGCATAGAAAGAATTATATTGGATTGGCTTTAAAAATGCAATATTAATCGAATAATAAGATAATATTCGCAAATATAGCAATTTTCAGTTAAATCTCACATTCCTTGATTCTCAAAGGGTTAGAAGTTTTTTAAAATCATTGATTTGACCTATGTAATTTCTTCCTATAAACGTTTTAAACATAATTTATGCAATTTTTGCATTATTTGATTTCCTTTTTCTATTAATAGAATTCACAAATCATAGTAGATTATACAAGTTTTCTTGAATGAAACTTCACGATATATTAAAGTTGTTAATATATAGAAGTATATGACTATACTAAATAATAAGGGGATTAGACAGATGAAAAAGACACGCGTTTTTGTCTTAACTGATATCGAAAATGAACCTGATGATGCGATGTCTCTCGTTCGATTTCTTGTATATGCTAATCAATGGGATATTGAAGGACTTGTAGCCACAACGTCAATTCATTTAAAGGATCGGACGGCAAAACATCGGATTGAAGAGATTGTCACTGCTTATGGAAAGGTTAGAGATCAATTAGAAAAGCATGAACAAGGTTTTCCAACAGCTGATCAACTTAAATGCGTAATTAGTGAGGGGCTTCCCGTCTATGGGTTCAAAGGAGTCGGTAAAGACAAGGATTCAGCTGGATCTGAACGTTTAACACAAGCAATTAAACGACAAGACCATCGTCCATTATGGGTGTTGTGCTGGGGTGGCACGAACGTGCTTGCTCAAGCTCTCTGGAAACTGAAACAAATCTGTTCTCCAGAAGAATTCGATCATTACATTGCACAGCTCCGTGTCTTTACAACTTCTGATCAGGATGATACTGGTCCGTGGCTCCGCAAAACATTTCCGCAATTATTCTATATAACTAGTCCAGGCTTTCATGATGGTGGTGCATATCACTATGCAACGTGGAGTGGAATTAGTGGAGACAGGTTCCATGGACGATTTACTGGTGCTAACTTTGACATTGTTGATAATCCTTGGCTTGAGGAAAATATTAGGTGCAAAGGTCCGCTTGGCGCAAAATACCCTGAAAGTAAGTATTTAATGGAAGGAGATTCACCTACTTTTCTCTATTTAATACATAATGGACTTAGTAATCCAGAACATCCAGAGTGGGGTAGCTGGGGAGGACGCTATGAACTATATACACCTAGAATGCAGAAATACTTTTTAGAAGCAGAAACAAGACCAATATATTCAGACTGTATGGATGAAGTCTTAGGCATTGACGAGCATTGGCATACGAGTAATCATGCCACGATTTGGCGATTTAGAGAA
This window contains:
- the opp4B gene encoding oligopeptide ABC transporter permease — protein: MWKFIIRRLITTLPQILLLSVLIFLMAQLMSGDALTGLIDPNLDPATIAEQRERLGLNDPWYVQYANWISSAIKGDLGQSFRFKMDVTELIGQRLNNTVWLSLTTLVFTYLIAIPLGITSGRYNDTLRDQLITGYTYVGFATPLFIFALVALWIFGFNLGWFPTGSSVQAGLTPGTFEYVLSRAHHLMLPSLSMALITTVSTVQYLRNEIIDTKQKDFILTARAKGASESRVYNRHVLRNSLLPIAAFFGFEITGLIGGTVFIETIYSYPGMGLLFMESIIQRDYSVVTSVVLLFGIASILGALLSDIILSLVDPRIRIK
- a CDS encoding ABC transporter ATP-binding protein is translated as MTFLEIKDLKVHFPIRGGILNRKIDAVRAVDGVSFQIEQGTTYGLVGESGSGKTTTGRAIIGLNDITSGQVLFEGKDLYSKKNKKLDFRRDIQMIFQDPYSSLNPKKRVLDIVAEPLRNFEKMTKREELFEVIGLLEKVGLSEESIYKYPHQFSGGQRQRIGIARAIALKPKLIIADEPVSALDVSVQAQVLNFMQDIQKELNLTYLFISHDLGIVKHMSDRIGIMYKGRFVEEGDTDDIFSNPQHIYTKRLVAAIPDINPNNRAKQKEFREAVQREYEQDYDKYFDEKGLAYPLRRHSDTHLVALPERG
- a CDS encoding ABC transporter ATP-binding protein; the encoded protein is MSNEELLKIKNLQTSFRIRDDYYAAVDNVSLNVRKNEVLAIVGESGSGKSALAFSIMRLHNRAKIEGEILFKGENVIDMSASRLNEMRGKDMAMIFQDPLTALNPLMTVGQQIGEALFLHDRKLTKKDVQDRVIDLLDQVGIPRPNYVIDQYPHELSGGMRQRVMIAIAIANDPELLIADEPTTALDVTIQAQILDLIRDLKEKMDAGIILITHDLGVVAEMADRVAVMYAGEIVEITDVKTLFENPKHPYTRSLLNSVPNSTDSKKQEKLHVIQGIVPSLAHLPRVGCRFKDRIPWIDDSAHEEHPELREIEPGHFVRCSCYQHFYFPDKEGVEKK
- a CDS encoding DUF1593 domain-containing protein; the protein is MKKTRVFVLTDIENEPDDAMSLVRFLVYANQWDIEGLVATTSIHLKDRTAKHRIEEIVTAYGKVRDQLEKHEQGFPTADQLKCVISEGLPVYGFKGVGKDKDSAGSERLTQAIKRQDHRPLWVLCWGGTNVLAQALWKLKQICSPEEFDHYIAQLRVFTTSDQDDTGPWLRKTFPQLFYITSPGFHDGGAYHYATWSGISGDRFHGRFTGANFDIVDNPWLEENIRCKGPLGAKYPESKYLMEGDSPTFLYLIHNGLSNPEHPEWGSWGGRYELYTPRMQKYFLEAETRPIYSDCMDEVLGIDEHWHTSNHATIWRFREAFQNDFSARMDWTIKEVDEANHPPVAQLNHPNVLSARPGDKIELSAKGSFDPDGDQLSYHWFYYPEAGSFTFSHPTTPESINIHHADQEEAYFIVPSENIFRTGTIHIILAVTDNGTPALTRYQRVIIHVN